The region AAGTTGTACTTGAGGAGATGAAAACTCTTGAAAAGAACAAAACTTTGAGTGTTACGTCACTACCAGATGGCAAGAAGACAATTGGATGCAAATGGGTGTTTACTGTGAAGTATAATTCAGATTGGTCAATTGAAAGGTACAAGGCTCGCTTGGTGGCTAAAGGCTTTACTCATACCTATGGTATAGATTACTCAGAGTCATTTGCTCCTATTGTAAAATTGAACActatcaaaatttcttttgtcTCTTGCTGCTAACATGGATTGGCCTTTGCATCAGTTAGATGTTAAGAATGCATTTCTTAATGGCGATCTAGAAGAAAAAGTATATATGGACATTCGTCCGGGCTTTGAAAACAAATTTGGATCAAATGTGTGCAAACTAAATAAGTCTTTGTATGGATTAAAGCAGTCCCCTAGAGCTTGGTTAGAAAAATTCACAGTCCATGAAGAAACAAGGGTACATCCAAGGATAGGTTGATCACACCTTGTTCACAAAATTCTCCCACGATGGGAAAGTTGTTGTCCTGgttgtttatgttgatgatattgtcctTACTAGAGACGATACAGTGGGAATGACAAGAGTAAAAGATAAATTGGCAGTAGACTTTGAAATCAAGGACCTGGGATTCATGATATATTTTCTAGGTATAGAGCTTGCTCAGACAAAAAATGGTATTGTGGTTTCACAACAGAAATATATTATAGACTTGTTGAAAGAAACATGAATGAGTGGATGTCATTCTGCATATACCCCTATGGATCCAAATGCTAAACTTTGGGGAGAAGGTAATGTTTCTGTTGATACTGGGAGATATCATAGATTGGTTAGGAAACTGATTTATTTGTCACACACTCGACATGATATTGCTTTCTCAATTAGTGTAGTGAGTCAGTTTATGCATTCTCTTTCGAGGAACATCTTGAGGCAGTCTATAGGATACTGAGATATTTGAAGGGAAATCCTGGAAAAGGATTACTTTTTAAGAAGACTGGTGAAAGAAATGTGTCTATCTTCATCGATGCCGATTGGGCAGGTTCAGTCACAGATAAAATATCAACCTCTGGATATTGTACATATGTTTGGGGTAATCTTGTGGCATGGaggagcaagaaacaaggagttGTAGCAAGGAGTAGTGTAAAGGCCGAGTTTAGAGATATGTCTCAAGGTATTTATGAAGGATTATGGATCCTTATAGTTCTAGAAGAACCTAAGATGAAAATCGAGCTTCCATTGAAATTGTACTCTAACAATAAAGCTGCTATTAACATAGCTCATAATCCAGTTCAACATGATAGAACCAAACATATCGAGATTGATTGACACTTTATAAAGGAGAAGTTAAATGCAAGAATCATATGTCTACCCTTTGTGACTTCAAGTCAACAAACTGCGGATATCCTGACTAAAAGTTTGGCAACACCTACTTTTGAGTATTTGATAGACAAGTTGGGCATGATAAATATCTATGCACCAACTTGAGGGGGGGGGGGGATATATTATTTCCGGTTTTATCATTGCCTTTAATACTATCTTTATTTTTCTCTATTCTCCATTAAGGCTAACGTTGACGAATAATACTATCAATTGTAATAATTGTATCTTCACTATATAAACCAGCCTAAGGCTGACGAAAAAAATCTAACAGCTTTTACCTATTTTTTCCAATAGTTAATTATATGTTAATGAATTAATTTCTCTTTTAATTATTAATTTGTTTAATGACTGCATCGATTTCACTACATTATGATTTCAGAGTTTAAATTCAATTTAGCTTTAGAAAATCGTCTGGATGCATAAATTTTTGCTCAACTTCTTATAAGTGATTCCAACATGAATCCACTGTAAGTTagcttaacataacgctaaattcAGTTTTCTTTCGATTTTGGTTAGTTTCCGGTTCCGTGGATTACTCTTGGGTCGTCTTACAATGAACTCCTCCTTTTTTGTGCTTGCATTTACTTGTTTGTTGGACTTGTATTTTAATCGCTTTATTATATCTCTATTCAACAAAACGTACCCCCATTCCCATTACGTGTAATAATTTTACCGTTTTTTTTTCTTATTACGCTAGTTAATTGCTAATTCAAGATTAGCGTAAAatca is a window of Lathyrus oleraceus cultivar Zhongwan6 chromosome 6, CAAS_Psat_ZW6_1.0, whole genome shotgun sequence DNA encoding:
- the LOC127096083 gene encoding secreted RxLR effector protein 161-like codes for the protein MDWPLHQLDVKNAFLNGDLEEKCSESVYAFSFEEHLEAVYRILRYLKGNPGKGLLFKKTGERNVSIFIDADWAGSVTDKISTSGYCTYVWGNLVAWRSKKQGVVARSSVKAEFRDMSQGIYEGLWILIVLEEPKMKIELPLKLYSNNKAAINIAHNPVQHDRTKHIEID